ttttgatgataaaacaTAAGAATGATGTTTTGAAAAGATTTGCTAGTTTTGCAAGAAGAGTTCACAATGAAAAAGggtttttaattactaaaattaggaGTGACGGTGGAGGAGAATTTGATAGTGTTgcctttgaaaatttttgtgaagataATGGTTTTTCTCATGACTTCTCCTCTACAAAGACTCCTCAACAAAACGGTGtggttgaaaggaaaaatagtaCTTTACAAGAATTTGCTAGATCAATGTTAAATGAGTATGATTtacctaaatatttttggGCGGAAGCCGTTAATACCgcttgttatattttaaatagagttttaattagaccttcattaaataaaactcCTTATGAACTTTGACATAACAAAATTCCAAATGTTGtgtatttcaaagtttttggtggtaaatgttttattttgaacaacaCACAAAAGCTTGGAAAGTTTGATTCAAAAATGGatattggtatttttcttggcTATTCATCTACTAGTAAAGCTTATAGAATTTTCAATAAGAGAACTCTAGTTATTGAAGAATCTATGCATGTggtatttgatgaatcttgcaataatatttctaatgaGTCTATTTGTagtgatgatttagaaagaaattttggagatttactCGTTAGTGACAACGGCAAAGAAATGGTTACGAGTAAAGAAGAGGTGAGCTTAAAGGAAGAAGGTTCTTCATCAATGCCAAAAGAATGGAGGTATGCCTTGTCTCATCCCAAGGACTTGATTCTTGGTGATCTCGaacaaggtgtgaaaactcgctcttctattaatttatttaataatcttgcttttgtttctcaaattgaaccaaaaagtcTTAAGGATGCCgaaaatgatgagttttggattttagcCATGCAAGAAGAgctaaatcaatttgaaaggaaCAAAGTTTGGGAATTAGTCCCTAGGCCATCTAATACTTCTATTATTGGAACCAAATgggtttttagaaataaaatggatgaaaatgggaatatcATTAGAAATAAAGCTAGGCTTGTAGCTCAAGGTTATTGTCAAGAGGAAGGCATAGAttatgaagaaacttttgcACCCGTTGCTAGATTAGAAGCTATTAGAATGTTACTTGCTTTTGcttcttacaaaaattttgtattatatcaaatggatgtGAAAAGTGCATTTTTGAATGGTTATATTATGGAGGAAGTTTATGTAGAACAACCTCCCGGATTTGAAAATGTAGAATTTCCTCATCATGTCTATAAGTTGAAAAAGGCTCTTTATGGCTTAAAACAAGCTCCAAGAGCTTGGTATGATAGacttagtaattttcttatcgggaatgattttaaaatgggcAAACTCGACACtacactctttattaagattaaagaaaatgatatgctattagtgcaaatatatgtggatgatatcATATTTGGTTCTACTAATCCTTCTTTATgtgaagaattttttaaatgtatgcatagtgagtttgagatgagtatgatgggagaacttagtttctttcttggacttcaaatcaaacaactcaAGGATGGTATCTTCATCAATCAAGAGAAATACACTAAAGATTTGCTCAAAAGATTCAAGTTCAATAAAGGTAAGATTGCAAGAACTCCCATGAGCACATCCACTAAGCTTGACaaggatgaaaaaggtaaaagtgTGGATATTAAAACTTATCGAGGTATGATTGGATCTTTACTTTACTTGACTGCTAGTAGACCCGATATTATGTTTAGTGTGTGTCTTTGTGCTAGATTTCAATCTTGTCCTAAGGAATCTCATTTATATGCGGTTaagagaatatttaaatatttgcttggAACTATTGATTTAGGATTGTGGTATCCTAgaaatgttgaatttaaattgGTAGGATATTCTGATGCGGATTTTGCCGAAAGCTTACTTGATCGTAAAAGTACTAGTGGAACTTGTCAATTTCTTGGTAGTTCCttagtttcttggtttagtaaaaagcaaaattcGGTTGCCTTATCTACTACCGAAGCGGAATATATTGCGGTTGCTAGTTGTTGTGCTCAAATTCTTTGGATGAAACAAACTCTTtgtgattttggattaaaGTTTCATAGTGTGCCTATATTTTGTGATAATACAAGtgctattaatttaactaaaaatccTATTCATCATTCTAGAACTAAACATATTGACAttagacatcattttattagagaGCATGTGCAAAATGGacatattattcttgattttgtaaactcTAATAATCAACTAGCCGATATTTTTACCAAGccattaaatgaagaaaatttttgcaaaaataggcTTGAGCTTGGTATTATTCGTTgtgatatatcttgaattttataattttttaatgcatGTTTTTAGGGGGAGCCATTACGTCATTCTTAAATGTATTCTCTTTCAATTGTTGTTTTTGATGATTACAAAGggggagaaaattaagaaaaatatgctctaagtttgttgttttattatttatggatcatttacttgttttatgttttcataatttcttgagGCATTAATATAGGGGGAAAATGTGCTTGagtaaaatttatgataatatattagCATGTATTAGTATTATTACATGGATGGTGTATTACCTtggtttttatgaatttttcttgaaatggttTGTCATCATCAAAAAGGGGGAgattgttggctttttggccttgatctcactttaattaatttcaatcaattaattgatgttttgatgataacaaacctactttttaattattaattattttcagtattttgaactgtccacagtataaggtcgggaataacaatttcaacgacttttcaattactcaaatcagagctaaaacgaagaaattacagtcgagacaacatacccgacgtgatgatgtggcagcaaaatcaaaatgatggacaaatcaaaatatatcaaagtatgacatttatgattttgggagagtaacaaatggtggagtttttcttattactatatttttaaataaagttatttttacaaaatataaatttgaatctaaccgttactcacatcgatttttattattactatattatattattatattattatattttaaaattttggtggttactcacatagtttttattattattatattattatatttataataaattttgaatttcatttttccgttactcacataactttttattattattatattatattactattatattaaaattttgaaataaatgaatttagaaaattttcttatttatttacttttaatctccaccttccattattcctaacacaatccaatggtcaatattcaatcctacattttgccacttttctcctctatataaactcatcttccccacattttaaaatacacaacttacatacattctccaatcctcatttgttcaaagtctccattgtttgttgctctctccaagcttacaagtttatttcttttcatcttattcttgagagggattatttttgtattgtgaggaaatagttgtgagtatcccaaattgtaaatctactctttgagagagttgtggtgtgttattatcaaactcaaatacttgtatcggtttgatcctgcgccgtggaaaggattgagtttgctcttgaactcgtaaaaagagcggtgtagcggtttggctcagatccgtggaaagagtcgagaaagttctttattcaaattcccaagaggcgcttggggagtggagtaggtcgagtttgaccgaaccactataaaactacggtgtcattttctctgactcttttctatttaatttcaaaattattattgtgatttattgcatgttctacttgattattgttttgacttgaattactttgttatagtaattatcatcttttacttatttgtaaaaagtttcatcattagaaaaattaatcacgtttaaacacttttatcgttaaaaccctattcaccccccctctagggttgccataccgatccaacaaCACTATCATCGTGCTGGCGACgcatcattcaaatttttactCTATCAACTGTCGATGGTAGGATAGTGGGCCTACTGTGGTGGTGACAGGTGATGGAGAATTATAGTTTGATTTCAGAGAGGGAGCTTGCTAAGGAAGGCAGTAGGTGTGCAAATTATCCAATCCTGACGCAAATTCTTTTCCTCCCATCACGTGAAACCCAATACTATGTCAAGTATTGAAACGATGAATATCTTGTAtgtcaaattatttaaaagagaaGGTCTAgcatgaaagaaaagaactcGTAAGTTAGCCTCAATGACCTGCCAGCATTGGAAACTAGGGTTGATCAATGCAACCGAGAAAGTTTCATACGAGCTATTGCAGGCAAGTCATTTTTGGCTATCGCACAACGCTCTTATCTTCTCATACTATACCGCTCTTTCACTTTACTTCTTCCTTGTCTACAATCTTCGATATTTTGAACCTCCTCACAAAAACTTCGAGCGTTCTTGAGAAAATATTAGAAGAAAAGACCGAACATGAAAGATAAAAGTTTATCAAATTAGCCAAAGACAACTGCCTATAAAATGTATAACTAAGAGTTTCTTGGACGAGAAACCCTTCGTTATATGCTTTCACGATAGGCAAGTCATCTTTGGCTCACTAAACAAACTTTCAGATCTTCATGTTCGATCTATCTTCCTTCTTCGATTCACGATTTTGAGCACCGGGACTCCACCAGCTTTTATATACAAATTTCAACCAAATGGGATATGAAAAGTAATTGGAATATATTCCCCTAAACTTGCTTCATAAGTCGACTAAAATTATATAcgaatttactttttattttcttttattagaGTCAACATCCAAGTAAACTAGGACGTTTATGTATAACAACTGCACGTTTAAGTTAAGAAGAGTAAACCATTTTGAATTGTGTATTGGTTTTTTCGATACCCTATCACTTCTCGTTGACTTAGAAGAATAAAATTGAGTGAAGTTGACTCAACGTGTCAGCACACGTCgttattccttataagaatgaaTTGATTAAAGTCAACTTTAACATTTCATAATATGTAAGGAGTTGACTTACGAGAATAATTGGATTGAAACCGACACGATGCCACCATGCAACTTTGAAGAATATAGGTAAATTCCTTTCATGACTTCCCATCCCATTTGCCTTGCTTTTTATAGCTATAAATATGGAGACTATCAAACTCATTATTGTCGAGAAatggggaagaagagagatgCATCGTGAAGATAAGAGTGTTGTTTGATAGCCAAAAATGACTTGCCTGTTGTCGTGATGAACAAAAGATCACGTTTTGTGATTTAGAACTTATGAGCTTCGTATTAATCAGGCAGTCTTTTTGGCTAATCTGACAAACTCTTCTTGTTCATGTTGCACGTATTCTCTTTGGATAACTTTGGGTTGACTAGGAGAGTTTAAGGAAGCTAAACCCGAAAATCGTCTGCTCTGTTCTACAGAGAAACGAAATCCACGACCCGAAGTTTGTTCTTATGGTCGAGTTGGAAATAGGGTAGGGGTTGTTGCGATTGTTCTTTCAAATTGTGGGCTATTCCAGCGTGCCGATAACATGTTTGAGAAAATGCTTGAGAGACCTCTAGTGAAGTTCTACTCTTGCTTGGCTGCCACCCGACTTCGATTTTGCAATGATACAGAATCTCTTGCCGAAGTTCGGTCACAAAACTGGGACAACAAGCTGATGACGAATCGTGCTACTTGGTCCTGTGTAGTCCATCGAAAATGGCGGTATATGCGCGTGCTTGCTGTTTATTGATTTCTTACTATGATCTCTGGTTGCCTATATGTTCTTAGATTTGGAAGATTGTCATTTCAGGTTGGAGCTGACAtgagaaatttgaacattttatGTCTCAAGCACTTCGGTTAAACATGGATCTGTTTCAACCGTTTCAAGCTTCTACGATATGGATCCAAATTCTTGGTGGTCAAACTTTATGATAGGTTGTATGGTTGACTCAACCAGCTAGCTAGAACTTTGATTTGTACATACTTCTTGCAAAGTCAACTTAGTTAATAGAtctcgggtttcccctcaagactttaaaatgcatctgtttGGGAAacatttccacactcttataaatgatgtttcgttctcctctccaaccaatgtgggatatcacaaaattatccacccaaaatttataacaataaagtttcattcttcttcaatgtagcatgaatttaaatatcttttaacaattttaacaacattttcttcacatcttcggTAAAGTATATTGTAAGATTGATGTCTTTTCACAATTGCAAACTTCAACGATGGTCCAACTTTGCTGGATTTGTAGTAAGCCCTTATGTAATTACaacaactttaattttgtgaaTATGTGATTTAACTATCATATTTTCATGCATATGGTAAATGGAAATGACCAACATTTTCTACaaataagatgaaaatgggaaatctttttttttcttcggtTGAACGTCTTTGATTTAGAACTCGGTTTTACATTCTATATATACATGTCGATTTATTTTCATATGCTCATAAGTTCAACATCAACATAATGGATAACTCGACATTTTCATATATCATATGTTAATTTGAACTAAAATATCCACTAATGTGACATTTTTATAATCTTGTGACCTTGACGTTTCTTTAACAAACATTTGAAGCCTTGATTCGGAAGATATGGAACAGACAAATATGATTCGGAAGATATGGAACAGACAATTGACAAATATGTAAGCGAAGTATGAtgtttcattaaaataaattccttatctagaaaCTTTGTCATATACAATACTTATATCACTTGATCCACTCACCATGAAAACCTAcctgaaataataaataacgaTTTATATACGTACCTCAGTCTTGGAATGAAGTGTTcgaaaataagtaaaaaaccGGAGATCAAACATctgatttttttgttgaaagtCGAACTACACTCATGTTTAGCCTAAAAATCGTTAGCAGATCAATATTTTAAcccaaaatataataactatGATTGTTATCATAGTATGCGAGGAGTAATCTTCTTTTTGAATAtgagaaaaggagaagatctAGAATGATGGAGAAGAGTTTGTCAGTTTAGCCAAAATAACTGCCTGCTCGATACATAAATCAAATACGGACTTAAAAACGCCATAATTTGGAGGAGCAGGCAAGTCATTTTTGGCTATCAAACAACACTCTTCGTGTCATACTAAATCTCTCTTCGCACACCACATCAATGATCAAACCACTCCTTCCAAACTTTAAAAGGGATTTTTAAGAAAGAATGTAAGAAGAAGATAAGCCAAAGATGAGTCCCAGCAAACAagaactcaacccaaccctccTCCATGTCtggcttttcttcttcatttgaaCTCAAATAGTTGCAGAAACTAAGAGGGCTTGATATCTATTTATAGCTGTTTGCATGGTTTCAAAGAATATATTCACTCTTATGAGTTGCATGGGTTGACTAAATCAGCTAGCTAGCTAGAACTTTGGTTcgtataattctttttttctaaagtCAACTCTACGTTGACAAATGTCCATTTCAATCAGCCCCATGACCACTAACACATATTCTATCAGCTACAATCACTTGTACATTCCAATTGCTAATtgattaacattttaaaactaattattaacCAACATTGAAATGATTCCAACTATTttggagaaaataaaacttagTAGTAGATAAGGCATGGAGTTTCAATTACCTGAAATTTCTTGGAGCCTCTGGCAATCCACCAAGTAAGCGAGCCCATAAGCCAAATTCTTCAATGTTGCCTCATGTAGCTCCAAGTCCACCGTCGCCGTCGCGTCGGTGGAGAAGAACACTCTGTACCCTCTAACGAACGCCTCACGCGCCGTCGTCTCGCAGCAGATGTTCGTCATAACCCCTGTTACAATCACCTCTTCCACGCCCTTCTCTTTTAGGCAGTCTTCTAGTCGCGTGTTCCTGAACGCGCTGTAGGTGTTCTTCCGGATGACCTCGTCGGTAGCCTGCCGGTCGAGATTAGGGATGAGGTCGGCGGCAGGGGTGCCGTCGAGGATGATATCGCCGTCCCACCACTCGCTAAGGATGGTGTTGTCGGAAGCAGAGGCGTGGGCGTGGCGGGTAAAGATGACGGGGATGGAGGCGGCACGGCAGAGACGGATGGTGGTGAGGAGATTGGAGAAGATGGGTTTGGCCATGGCGGAGAAGTAGTTCTGCATGTCGATCACTAAGAGTGCGGCGATTTTTGGATTTGGGAGTCGGTGGCGGATCTCGTATTTCTTGTATGATGGACAGATTCCGCCGCCTGCAGTGGCGGcgtcggcggcggcggccCTTGATTTGGGGTTATCCATCGTCGGTTGTGGCGATATAAGGCGATTTCGTCGGAATCGGAGCTCTGAGTTTGGGATCTGAGATTGAAGAAGACGAGGAAACCTAAATAGactgaattttttattttttattttttatttcttattaaagattttcttctccctctaaaattaaaaaataattaatttaattgattttgaaagGGTGAAAAGGAGGTAACACGTGGAGCGAATGGATTGGGCGTGTAACAGCCAGGCAGTTTCGACGTCGTTCTAGAGGCTTCGGTTGTGGGAGTGCGTCGCAGAGAGCTCTCCGTTTAAAATTGGGAGCGAAAATTTGGTGATtctgagagagagaaaaagagagagggagagaatttAGGGCGTGGAGATGTCGTACCTGTTGCCGCATCTGCACTCAGGCTGGGCGGTGGATCAAGCAATCCTCACTGAAGAAGAACGCGTCGTCATCATCCGCTTCGGCCATGATTGGGACGACACCTGTATGCAGGTAACCTCATTTCCAATCCCTAACTCTTCTTCTCCTCGCTTTCATCGCTTTTCATAGCGTCAAGGTTTTATGCATTTTCTTGCCGATTCCGATTCTCTTCGGTGATCAATATACAGAGGACGACGATTTTCTTGTTCCAAACTTTTCCCTATTTTTTGCAGAGATCAAAGAAAAACGAAgctatatctatctatatatatatatagagagagagttctttttttcttgttaaattattattttcatttagttcgttccattttttattatttagttcaAGGTCTTGTTTATACTAGATTAAGaagtatatttttagttaacaatttagtttttaatttagaaacaataatttagtttgtgaattttaatatataaggatttaattttatatttaatgttggTAATAATTTAGTCATTAATTTGGtctcttgctttcaaaatttttcaatttaatctaTATATTCCATAATTTATAATGAATTAATCCCtactaaatataatttcttacACGCTCtcgtttcaaaattatttataaacgATGAAGACcgaattatttaattgaatttgacacttttaagttgaaaattactgatttttttttaacatttatctattttttcgagttaaattaaaattatagtcTTCGAATTTCAAGATTTATGTCAATTTAGctctaaaaaaaagtttataattaatttatgaaattttaaatttgagataaaaattactctacaaaatttcaaatttatatatacacaaattaatttttttaaaaagaaattgagttaaaaattgtttaatagTTATTCTGATGGAGCactttttcctatttattcaaacacgGTAAACTCGTTTTAGTATACTcggtctcatagctttgctaCCTTTAGCTTATTAGCCATCACTACGTGGCCGAGTGTCTACAAGTTCCAAAGAGAGtcaatcttttttatattaacatTGAAATTATTTACAGAAAGTCGAaagatttataataattaatctaaattcCATTCTCCAACATTCTTATGTTAATTGTTTAGTCACGTTTTATAGTTTGATATGTTTTTGATGTAGATGGATGAAGTGTTGGCCTCAGTTGCAGAGACGATTAAGAACTTTGCAGTAATATACCTTGTGGATATCACAGAGGTTCCTGATTTCAACACAATGTACGAGCTCTATGATCCTTCTACTGTCATGTTCTTCTTTAGGAACAAGCACATAATGATTGATCTTGGTACTGGTAACAACAATAAGATTAACTGGGCACTCAAGGATAAGCAAGAGTTCATTGATATTATTGAGACTGTCTATCGTGGAGCAAGGAAAGGTCGTGGTTTGGTCATTGCACCTAAGGACTATTCAACCAAATATCGCTACTAAATCTCTGTTTGGATTGATCTTCAATCAATCCATATAGTCcatcatcataaatttaaGACCTCGCATCTTGAAAATCTGTACATTAACTCAAAAAATGGATATGGTATATTTGGATGTCATTACGTGTCTCAAAACATTTGACTCATTgattgtaaccgctcaagcctcaccactagtaaatattgtcttctttgtactttttctttaaagtttCCCCTtagctagggagaggtttccacacccttataaaaagatgtttcgttcttttccccaatcgacgtgggatctcacaataaggaggtggatttgggaagcctacatcgattagagaatggaacgagtgtcaacaaggacactaggctccaaagggagtggattgtgaggtcccacgtcttctttataagggtgtggaaatttctccctagcagacgtgctttaaaaaccttgaagggaagtccctttgtaagggtgtggaaatttctctctagcagacgtggtttaaaaatcttgaagggaagtccaaagggaaagcttaaagaggacaatacctTCTAACATACGTTGTGATGATGTAATGGACGAGCCGCCTAGTTTGTGAGGAAATGGGTATGATACACAAATATAAAGTTTGTTTACCATGTCTAATACACTCTGCTTCTTAATTCTGTCAtgtctttttccatttttattactGTACAGCTATAGCTATGTAAGCAACTTCTATCATCTGGATAGCCTTGCTACATGTGTACTTCTCAATCCCTAATCTTTCTTCCAATCATTTCTACCATTCCCATTACAACCATCCCAATGATATACCAAGTGACGCCTGTTAGCATAACCTGCATCCAGTGACTGTTAACCAACTCTAGAGCCATAGAACCGCCAATGTGTTCCTTTAAGCTGCTGGCACCATCATTTCTCATCATTTGCTGAATCGCAGCAGTTGCGATTATCGATATCGAAACTGGTATTGCCAACCTCATGGGGCTAACATGACCACCATCACCAAGGCCTCTTGGTTCTTTGGTAGGTTTGGTCTCCACTCTTGACTTTGAGATTGTGCTGTTTGGAGTTTGAGTTGAGGTTGGAAGTGCAAGAGTGGTCGGAACCCAGTAATCATCCTTGTGTATATATTTTGCTGTAGCTCTATTTCTGTCTTCAGCTTTTGCCCTGATTTGTTTCCTTGCAGTAACAGCAGCCTGAAGCCTGTTGATTTCTGgtgtggatttggtggcgatGTGCGTCAGGTTTTGGCCCTGTTTTGATCCAGGTCCAGCCGGCGTGGCTGTCTGCCAAAATAGCCAATTTGAGATTGATCTGATGGTCTGAATTGCAGCCAACTGAGCTTCATTCTCAAAGGTTGGCCCCTGTAAAACACCATTGTAGAATAAAGGgtatcattaattttaagcCATTTTGAGTTGGAGATATTGAACTTATTGTGATTAGTATCTATTTGGATCTAACCTTGGAATGCTCTTTTGAAGCTTTCTCCATAGCCTCCTTGAATCTGGCTTGGAATTTCTTCACGTCTGTGAAGATATTCGACACTCGTTCACCAGCTGCGTTGCTCATTCCAACTCTTACATTTCCACGCGGTTGCTTTGACATTAAGAACTCCAAGGCTGCTAAATCTGACCTTTCCACCATCCTGTATCGGAAAAAGAAGACTCTTATGTGGAGGATTATCGGGAGTGAGTCccgaatgatcat
This genomic window from Cucurbita pepo subsp. pepo cultivar mu-cu-16 chromosome LG01, ASM280686v2, whole genome shotgun sequence contains:
- the LOC111803176 gene encoding thioredoxin-like protein YLS8 — protein: MSYLLPHLHSGWAVDQAILTEEERVVIIRFGHDWDDTCMQMDEVLASVAETIKNFAVIYLVDITEVPDFNTMYELYDPSTVMFFFRNKHIMIDLGTGNNNKINWALKDKQEFIDIIETVYRGARKGRGLVIAPKDYSTKYRY
- the LOC111803154 gene encoding nicotinamidase 2 isoform X1 produces the protein MRQQIPNSELRFRRNRLISPQPTMDNPKSRAAAADAATAGGGICPSYKKYEIRHRLPNPKIAALLVIDMQNYFSAMAKPIFSNLLTTIRLCRAASIPVIFTRHAHASASDNTILSEWWDGDIILDGTPAADLIPNLDRQATDEVIRKNTYSAFRNTRLEDCLKEKGVEEVIVTGVMTNICCETTAREAFVRGYRVFFSTDATATVDLELHEATLKNLAYGLAYLVDCQRLQEISGFHGEWIK
- the LOC111803145 gene encoding chaperone protein dnaJ C76, chloroplastic-like, coding for MSTSWLPLYTHTAAATARQYPTQTKLGSYNSSTSRKPYGNTLSCRAASSITDFDLYDLLGIDSSSDSSRIKAAYRALQKQCHPDIAGPAGHDMSIILNEAYSLLSDPSSRLAYDKEQAKMAELRGYTGNPVYSVWLGSENEQRAVFVDEVKCIGCLKCALFAGKTFAVESVYGRARVVAQWADPEYKVMEAIQTCPVDCISMVERSDLAALEFLMSKQPRGNVRVGMSNAAGERVSNIFTDVKKFQARFKEAMEKASKEHSKGPTFENEAQLAAIQTIRSISNWLFWQTATPAGPGSKQGQNLTHIATKSTPEINRLQAAVTARKQIRAKAEDRNRATAKYIHKDDYWVPTTLALPTSTQTPNSTISKSRVETKPTKEPRGLGDGGHVSPMRLAIPVSISIIATAAIQQMMRNDGASSLKEHIGGSMALELVNSHWMQVMLTGVTWYIIGMVVMGMVEMIGRKIRD
- the LOC111803154 gene encoding nicotinamidase 2 isoform X3, with protein sequence MRQQIPNSELRFRRNRLISPQPTMDNPKSRAAAADAATAGGGICPSYKKYEIRHRLPNPKIAALLVIDMQNYFSAMAKPIFSNLLTTIRLCRAASIPVIFTRHAHASASDNTILSEWWDGDIILDGTPAADLIPNLDRQATDEVIRKNTYSAFRNTRLEDCLKEKGVEEVIVTGVMTNICCETTAREAFVRGYRVFFSTDATATVDLELHEATLKNLAYGLAYLVDCQRLQEISG
- the LOC111803154 gene encoding nicotinamidase 2 isoform X2, which produces MRQQIPNSELRFRRNRLISPQPTMDNPKSRAAAADAATAGGGICPSYKKYEIRHRLPNPKIAALLVIDMQNYFSAMAKPIFSNLLTTIRLCRAASIPVIFTRHAHASASDNTILSEWWDGDIILDGTPAADLIPNLDRQATDEVIRKNTYSAFRNTRLEDCLKEKGVEEVIVTGVMTNICCETTAREAFVRGYRVFFSTDATATVDLELHEATLKNLAYGLAYLVDCQRLQEISGRFSW